In Spirochaeta thermophila DSM 6578, the following proteins share a genomic window:
- a CDS encoding transposase: MLENLPDEELMQQLEQRRGRGRNEYPVRAMWNSLVAGIVFQHPSIEQLRRELLRNGQLRDLCGFDPTRGSDAVPSASAYSRFLSTLRKRSIREALVRVFTSLVDQCYRELPGFGRRLGADGKGIASVARRRGKGAGDRRGEHDADWGCHEYVYQNERGEVQKSVKKWFGFTVHLLADTAYELPVAFTVSRASKHEVPVMRKLIRSLDRHRPHILKAAEVFTADRGYDDGTLIDLLWHEHRIKPVIDIRNLWKDGEQTRLVPGTRNVVYDYQGTVSCVCMATGTQREMAYRGFEEKRGTLKYGCPAVHYGYECAGKASCPLASCIRIPLSTDRRVFTPLARSSYRWKREYAKRTALERIHSRLDRSFSLELHTIRGQEKLSVHLTLVFSVMSALALGRVRENQPNQMRSLIRPAA; this comes from the coding sequence AACCTGCCGGATGAGGAACTGATGCAGCAGCTGGAACAGAGGCGAGGGAGAGGCCGGAATGAATATCCGGTACGGGCGATGTGGAACTCGCTCGTTGCGGGGATAGTGTTTCAGCACCCGAGCATCGAGCAGCTACGCCGGGAGCTCTTGCGGAACGGGCAACTGAGGGACCTGTGTGGATTTGATCCTACCCGGGGAAGCGATGCGGTACCCAGTGCCAGCGCGTACAGCCGGTTTCTTTCCACCTTGAGGAAGCGGAGTATCCGGGAAGCACTGGTAAGGGTGTTTACCAGCCTGGTGGATCAGTGCTACCGGGAGCTGCCTGGATTTGGGCGGCGGCTGGGAGCCGATGGGAAGGGGATAGCAAGCGTTGCCCGTCGAAGGGGGAAGGGTGCCGGAGACCGGCGAGGGGAGCACGATGCGGACTGGGGGTGTCATGAGTATGTGTATCAGAATGAACGGGGGGAGGTGCAGAAGTCGGTAAAGAAATGGTTCGGGTTTACGGTGCACCTCCTTGCGGATACAGCGTATGAACTGCCGGTGGCCTTTACGGTGAGTCGGGCCTCAAAGCACGAGGTGCCGGTGATGCGAAAGCTGATTCGGTCCCTGGATCGCCATAGGCCGCATATACTCAAGGCGGCGGAAGTGTTCACGGCCGACCGGGGCTATGATGATGGCACGTTGATAGATCTGTTGTGGCACGAGCACCGGATCAAACCGGTCATCGATATTCGCAACCTGTGGAAAGATGGAGAACAGACCAGGCTGGTCCCGGGGACAAGAAATGTGGTGTATGACTACCAAGGGACGGTGAGTTGTGTCTGTATGGCCACGGGGACGCAGCGGGAGATGGCCTACCGGGGATTTGAAGAGAAGCGGGGCACGTTGAAGTACGGCTGTCCTGCGGTGCACTATGGGTATGAGTGTGCAGGCAAAGCCTCCTGTCCCTTGGCCTCCTGTATTCGGATCCCCCTCTCCACGGACCGCAGAGTCTTCACGCCTCTCGCCCGGTCTTCGTATCGGTGGAAGCGGGAGTATGCCAAGCGAACGGCCTTGGAGCGGATCCACAGCCGGCTGGATCGAAGCTTTAGCCTGGAACTCCACACGATCCGGGGGCAGGAGAAACTGTCGGTTCACCTCACGCTGGTGTTTTCTGTCATGAGTGCCCTTGCCCTGGGACGAGTGCGAGAGAACCAGCCAAACCAGATGCGCTCCCTGATCAGGCCTGCGGCCTAA